From a single Rhodococcus jostii RHA1 genomic region:
- a CDS encoding carbohydrate kinase family protein yields the protein MPEALSYFEAALPHIDYFLPNDEQVIGWTGASSVEDGCRRLLDRGAQCAVVTAGPNPTVVATEYGITEVPAFTVDVVNTTGCGDVFSAGFLRGVSLGMDPAAAARLGNATAAQVAQGLGSDFGDYDLDVVKRFSSSHTAREVR from the coding sequence GTGCCCGAGGCACTCAGCTACTTCGAGGCGGCGCTGCCTCACATCGACTACTTCTTGCCCAACGACGAGCAGGTGATCGGCTGGACCGGTGCGTCGTCCGTGGAGGACGGGTGTCGTCGCCTCCTGGACCGCGGGGCCCAGTGTGCAGTCGTGACCGCGGGCCCGAATCCGACCGTGGTCGCCACCGAGTACGGGATCACCGAGGTCCCCGCGTTCACCGTCGACGTCGTCAACACGACCGGCTGCGGGGACGTATTCTCGGCCGGATTCCTACGCGGCGTATCCCTCGGAATGGATCCCGCGGCGGCGGCGCGACTCGGCAATGCGACCGCAGCGCAGGTGGCGCAGGGCCTCGGCAGTGACTTCGGGGACTACGACCTCGACGTCGTGAAGCGGTTTTCGTCCTCCCACACCGCGCGGGAGGTCCGCTGA
- a CDS encoding MarR family winged helix-turn-helix transcriptional regulator yields the protein MPRIPSPESALARMIDLFAFSSHSNAARRRYETATGVLLPRSGIETLDILARGPRPASELAVALRTDPTQSSRRVAGLVRQGFVSKKRGDGDRRRVVLALTDRGERLVQRWQTSWLTELRRPLDTWETDDVDALTEWLRCACTRLTPTMAKHVDSDLVTPGRTDIFSLPATPRSEVAECLAVIADIVYLVGRADFEETLRAVDVALTAPQYFALADIQTFGPTTVSALGGRLDLEQSTASRSVTALHQQALVERTPDGADGRSRRLTVTPAGAHLLESAHQARLADLRRLFADVDAKAAARYASLTDRYLDDLLATADVAAGRYLGAGS from the coding sequence GTGCCGCGTATTCCTTCGCCCGAGTCCGCCCTCGCGCGGATGATCGACCTGTTCGCGTTCTCGTCGCACAGCAACGCGGCTCGTCGCCGGTACGAGACTGCCACCGGCGTGTTGTTGCCACGATCGGGAATCGAGACCCTCGACATCCTGGCCCGCGGCCCGCGGCCCGCCAGCGAACTCGCGGTGGCCCTGCGTACCGACCCCACGCAGTCGAGCCGCCGGGTGGCAGGTCTCGTCCGCCAGGGCTTCGTCTCCAAGAAGCGCGGCGATGGGGACCGGCGACGCGTCGTTCTGGCACTCACCGACAGGGGCGAGCGTCTGGTCCAAAGGTGGCAGACCTCGTGGCTGACCGAACTGCGCCGACCACTGGACACCTGGGAGACCGACGACGTAGACGCTCTCACCGAGTGGCTGCGCTGCGCGTGTACCCGCCTCACCCCGACCATGGCCAAGCACGTCGATTCCGATCTGGTCACCCCCGGCAGGACCGACATCTTCAGTCTGCCCGCCACGCCCCGCTCTGAAGTGGCCGAGTGCCTGGCCGTGATCGCAGACATCGTGTATCTGGTCGGCCGGGCCGACTTCGAGGAGACATTGCGCGCCGTCGACGTCGCCCTCACCGCGCCGCAGTACTTCGCGTTGGCCGACATCCAAACATTCGGGCCGACAACTGTTTCCGCGCTAGGGGGCCGACTCGACCTCGAGCAGTCGACAGCGTCGCGGTCGGTGACCGCACTGCACCAGCAAGCACTCGTCGAACGAACACCGGACGGCGCGGATGGCCGCAGCCGACGGCTGACTGTGACGCCTGCCGGGGCGCACCTCCTCGAAAGCGCCCATCAGGCCAGGCTCGCAGACCTCCGAAGGCTGTTTGCCGACGTCGATGCTAAGGCCGCAGCCCGCTATGCGAGTTTGACCGACCGCTACCTGGACGATCTGCTGGCGACCGCTGACGTCGCCGCCGGGCGCTACCTCGGAGCCGGCTCCTGA
- a CDS encoding mycofactocin-coupled SDR family oxidoreductase, which produces MRTGRFEGHVAFITGAARGQGRNHAVRLAAEGASIIAVDICGQIASVPYEMASEDDLRETVNLVEALGGKIYATVADVRDRAVLEGALNEGMARFGVPSIVLANAGISPQRATEPDPQQVFLDTIATNLVGVWNTISIVAPMMISRGDGGAIVITSSAQGLIGRGGDGSGAASAYTASKHGVVGLMRSFSAWLAPHSIRVNTVHPTGVHTAMVEHAEMMEWVAADPERGTTMSNPMPVGMVDVSDITEAVLYLVGESGRYVTGVTLPVDAGFTSK; this is translated from the coding sequence ATGAGAACTGGACGTTTCGAAGGTCACGTTGCATTCATCACCGGAGCTGCCCGCGGCCAAGGACGCAACCACGCGGTGCGCCTCGCGGCCGAAGGCGCGTCGATCATTGCGGTCGACATCTGCGGACAAATAGCTTCTGTACCGTACGAAATGGCGTCCGAGGACGATCTCCGTGAGACCGTGAATCTGGTGGAAGCCCTTGGCGGAAAGATCTACGCGACCGTTGCGGACGTCCGCGATCGGGCTGTGCTGGAGGGCGCGCTCAACGAGGGTATGGCGAGATTTGGCGTTCCTTCCATCGTTCTCGCAAATGCCGGCATCTCCCCCCAGCGTGCGACCGAGCCGGATCCTCAGCAAGTGTTCCTCGACACGATTGCAACGAATCTGGTGGGGGTCTGGAACACGATCAGCATCGTCGCGCCGATGATGATTTCCCGAGGCGACGGGGGAGCGATCGTCATCACCAGCTCCGCCCAGGGGCTGATCGGACGTGGGGGCGACGGGTCCGGTGCAGCAAGCGCCTACACGGCAAGTAAGCATGGTGTCGTTGGCTTGATGCGATCCTTCTCGGCTTGGCTGGCTCCCCACTCGATCAGAGTCAACACCGTTCACCCAACGGGTGTGCACACTGCGATGGTTGAGCACGCTGAGATGATGGAGTGGGTGGCTGCCGACCCTGAGCGGGGAACCACCATGTCGAATCCGATGCCCGTCGGGATGGTAGACGTCTCCGACATCACCGAGGCAGTACTCTATCTCGTGGGCGAGTCCGGACGTTATGTCACTGGTGTGACGCTCCCCGTTGATGCGGGATTCACCAGCAAATGA
- a CDS encoding ABC transporter substrate-binding protein, producing the protein MDHVGLGRHRRLIAAIGALALVGTLGATACSGSSDGSKEVNQAAGPTTALPDNKATGTPVKIGLVSTEGGAAVSLVEMRQGAEAAVQYVNNNGGGMAGHPIDLVVCKQQEEPTSATNCANQFVEQKVAAVLSPGTSQGPAIVPIVAGAGIPYVTLNGVSAVELTSPDSSALSAGLPGTLTAAATAAKDQGMKTFTMFASDGGGTAGIIQAMGEPIFQGFGVDLTVVPLALGIPDVTPVVTSGLASKPDGMSIIADAAMCTSVLKAVQTTAPTIKKVLNTVCLDKNVLDIVGVQSVKGNIGIAATDVTSDKPGSVLYRSVLAQYAPNLAMTGPASSGYQAVMATVQAGSGITGDVNAASIKQALKTAVNVEMPAGGGITFSCDGTAFPQMPSICSRQMLIGEISDQGIPQNLKVTG; encoded by the coding sequence ATGGATCACGTAGGACTGGGTCGTCATCGGCGGCTCATAGCGGCTATCGGCGCACTGGCGTTGGTGGGTACGCTCGGCGCGACGGCATGCAGCGGTAGCAGTGACGGTTCGAAGGAAGTCAACCAAGCCGCCGGCCCGACGACGGCGCTCCCCGACAACAAGGCCACGGGCACTCCGGTGAAGATCGGACTCGTCTCCACCGAGGGCGGCGCGGCAGTGTCGTTGGTGGAGATGCGTCAGGGCGCCGAGGCTGCGGTGCAGTACGTGAACAACAACGGCGGCGGTATGGCAGGTCATCCCATCGATCTGGTGGTGTGCAAGCAGCAAGAGGAGCCGACATCGGCGACCAATTGCGCCAATCAATTCGTCGAGCAGAAGGTCGCCGCGGTGCTGTCGCCGGGGACATCTCAGGGGCCGGCCATCGTGCCGATCGTCGCCGGCGCGGGGATTCCCTACGTCACGCTCAACGGTGTTTCAGCGGTCGAGCTCACCTCGCCTGACTCGTCGGCTCTCTCTGCCGGCCTCCCGGGCACGCTCACAGCCGCCGCCACAGCCGCCAAAGACCAGGGTATGAAGACGTTCACCATGTTCGCCAGCGACGGCGGTGGAACGGCGGGAATCATTCAGGCGATGGGCGAGCCGATCTTCCAGGGCTTCGGCGTCGACCTGACCGTGGTGCCACTGGCGCTCGGGATCCCGGACGTGACGCCCGTAGTGACATCAGGCCTGGCGAGCAAACCCGACGGCATGAGCATTATCGCAGATGCCGCCATGTGCACTTCGGTGCTCAAAGCAGTTCAGACCACAGCTCCGACCATCAAGAAAGTCTTGAACACGGTGTGCCTCGACAAGAACGTCCTCGACATCGTCGGCGTGCAGAGCGTCAAAGGCAACATCGGAATCGCTGCCACGGACGTGACCTCCGACAAGCCCGGTTCGGTGCTCTATCGCTCGGTCCTCGCACAGTATGCGCCGAACCTCGCCATGACCGGACCTGCATCGTCGGGATACCAGGCAGTCATGGCCACAGTGCAGGCGGGCTCTGGGATCACCGGTGACGTGAATGCCGCGTCGATCAAGCAGGCCCTGAAGACGGCGGTGAACGTCGAAATGCCCGCCGGCGGTGGGATCACGTTCAGCTGTGACGGTACTGCATTCCCCCAGATGCCGTCGATCTGCTCTCGCCAGATGCTCATCGGTGAGATCAGCGATCAGGGCATTCCGCAAAACCTCAAGGTCACCGGCTGA
- a CDS encoding 2Fe-2S iron-sulfur cluster-binding protein, producing the protein MPKVFYVQPDGVEKVVEGVVGDSVMQTAVRNGVSGIVGQCGGVLSCASCHVFLAADELGNFPEQVEDEEDMLECTAVDREDNSRLSCQLALREGVDVHVTIPDEQL; encoded by the coding sequence GTGCCGAAAGTATTCTACGTACAACCGGACGGTGTCGAGAAGGTCGTCGAGGGTGTCGTCGGCGACTCGGTGATGCAGACCGCCGTCCGCAACGGGGTTTCCGGCATCGTGGGCCAGTGCGGTGGTGTCTTGTCCTGTGCCAGCTGCCATGTCTTCCTCGCCGCAGACGAACTCGGCAACTTCCCTGAACAGGTGGAGGACGAGGAGGACATGCTCGAGTGCACGGCAGTCGACCGTGAGGACAACTCGCGACTATCGTGCCAGTTGGCGCTTCGTGAGGGTGTCGACGTGCATGTGACGATTCCCGATGAACAACTCTGA
- a CDS encoding SMP-30/gluconolactonase/LRE family protein: MTNAVADAVANARIFEARQSAQGFSWPECPRWHDDLFWFSDMYTSTLKTIDESGTVRVVVDATGRAPGAGVPIVLGGFGWLPDGRMVVTSMHEKLVLVHDGSSPTDLSVYADLSAFAPGPVNDMVVAADGHVYVTQLGFDLFNGAEPAPSPIIVVSPAGTASTADAIGPLMGANGIAISEDGSRVFTAEAFANRIIVMDRATDGTLSGNRVFADCPFLPDGIGLDAEGGVWAAMPGSGYVARFIDGGTITDAVAVPLESGVGSACLLGGPDRRTLYITVGMEVFDFEKSAREAKASVWTAQVDVGAGRTRP; encoded by the coding sequence ATGACCAACGCCGTCGCCGACGCCGTAGCCAATGCCCGGATCTTCGAGGCCCGTCAGAGTGCACAAGGTTTCTCGTGGCCGGAGTGCCCTCGATGGCACGATGATCTCTTCTGGTTCTCGGATATGTACACCTCGACCTTGAAGACCATCGACGAGTCGGGCACCGTCCGGGTCGTTGTGGACGCCACCGGTCGGGCACCGGGTGCCGGGGTCCCGATAGTGCTCGGCGGCTTCGGTTGGTTGCCCGACGGCCGAATGGTCGTGACATCGATGCACGAGAAGCTGGTGCTCGTGCATGACGGGTCAAGCCCGACCGACTTGTCGGTCTATGCCGATCTCTCTGCATTTGCGCCCGGTCCGGTCAACGACATGGTGGTTGCTGCGGACGGTCACGTGTACGTGACCCAGCTCGGGTTCGACCTGTTCAACGGCGCGGAACCGGCGCCCTCGCCGATCATCGTGGTGAGCCCGGCCGGTACGGCGTCCACTGCCGATGCGATCGGTCCGCTGATGGGAGCCAACGGAATAGCGATCTCGGAGGACGGTTCGCGGGTTTTCACCGCGGAAGCGTTCGCCAACCGCATCATCGTGATGGATCGGGCTACCGACGGCACGCTGTCGGGCAACCGGGTGTTTGCGGATTGTCCATTTTTGCCGGACGGTATCGGCCTGGATGCCGAGGGCGGCGTGTGGGCAGCGATGCCCGGCAGTGGATACGTCGCTCGGTTCATCGACGGAGGCACCATCACCGACGCGGTCGCCGTACCGCTGGAAAGCGGCGTCGGATCGGCCTGTCTGCTCGGTGGCCCGGATCGCCGCACGTTGTACATAACCGTCGGTATGGAGGTCTTCGACTTCGAGAAGTCGGCACGAGAGGCCAAGGCGAGTGTCTGGACGGCACAGGTCGACGTGGGTGCCGGCCGGACGCGACCCTGA
- a CDS encoding SDR family NAD(P)-dependent oxidoreductase: protein MQELRFDDRSVIVTGAGRGIGREYALLLAARGASVVVGDLGATIDGSDVDGDDPAAAVVAEITAAGGRAIACGADVSTEAGAQSLVEAAVDGFGHLDAVVNNAGIVRTARFLEVPDDEYQRHIDVHYFGTLRVCRAAWPHLAASGSGRVVNTLSAAMLGNPMMTHYGSSKGAVFGLTRNLAIEGLEAGIKVNAVAPGAGTRMAEASSEGLSPEIMDYIRTSLRAELVAPVATYLVHPSATMTGEVFNVAGGTVNRLALLNTVGITDPNLSVESVASRIDEIMAITAEANSQIIAPQQVPAS, encoded by the coding sequence ATGCAAGAACTGCGATTCGACGACCGCTCGGTGATAGTCACGGGTGCCGGACGAGGTATCGGCCGTGAGTATGCGCTTCTGTTGGCCGCTCGCGGCGCGTCTGTGGTCGTCGGAGACCTCGGCGCGACGATCGATGGATCCGACGTCGACGGCGACGACCCGGCTGCGGCTGTGGTTGCGGAGATCACCGCAGCGGGTGGGCGGGCGATCGCCTGCGGTGCCGACGTGTCGACCGAAGCGGGGGCCCAGTCGCTGGTCGAGGCTGCGGTCGACGGCTTCGGGCACCTCGATGCGGTGGTCAACAACGCCGGGATCGTTCGGACGGCACGTTTCCTCGAGGTTCCCGACGACGAGTACCAGCGCCACATCGACGTGCACTACTTCGGCACTCTCCGGGTTTGCCGCGCAGCCTGGCCGCATCTGGCCGCTTCAGGGTCGGGCCGGGTAGTGAACACCCTCTCCGCCGCGATGCTGGGCAATCCCATGATGACCCACTACGGGAGTTCCAAAGGCGCTGTTTTCGGGCTGACCCGCAACCTGGCTATCGAGGGGCTCGAGGCTGGGATCAAGGTCAACGCGGTCGCGCCGGGCGCGGGTACCCGGATGGCCGAGGCTTCCTCCGAGGGGCTTTCGCCGGAGATCATGGACTACATCCGCACCAGCCTGCGGGCTGAGCTGGTCGCGCCTGTTGCTACCTACCTCGTGCATCCTTCCGCGACGATGACAGGGGAGGTGTTCAACGTTGCCGGCGGCACAGTGAACCGGTTGGCGCTACTCAACACTGTAGGCATCACCGACCCGAATCTCAGCGTGGAATCCGTCGCGTCGAGGATTGACGAGATCATGGCAATCACGGCGGAGGCCAACTCTCAAATTATTGCACCGCAACAGGTCCCGGCCTCATGA
- a CDS encoding nuclear transport factor 2 family protein codes for MYTDNRDEREIYRNIVRIARAMDDRDWSVIEDISIPEATGEFGNGELTSAAEIITMLRSFLDECGPTQHLIGNVLIEVDGDNATSRAYVADIHLGTGELEGEYFRTLADYHDSWLRTADGWKLTRRQKFHTGTLGNIGILAHAFPTSTA; via the coding sequence GTGTACACCGACAACAGGGACGAACGGGAGATTTACCGCAATATTGTCCGCATCGCGCGGGCAATGGACGACAGAGACTGGTCTGTGATCGAGGATATATCCATTCCCGAAGCGACTGGCGAATTCGGGAACGGGGAGCTCACCTCAGCCGCAGAGATCATCACGATGCTGCGTTCGTTTCTGGACGAGTGCGGACCCACCCAACACCTCATCGGCAACGTCCTAATCGAAGTCGACGGCGACAACGCGACAAGTCGGGCATACGTCGCCGACATACATCTCGGCACCGGGGAACTCGAGGGAGAGTACTTCCGCACACTCGCCGACTACCACGACTCATGGTTGCGCACAGCCGACGGCTGGAAGCTCACCCGACGCCAAAAATTCCATACGGGAACGTTGGGAAACATCGGAATACTCGCACACGCATTTCCCACTTCCACAGCATAA
- a CDS encoding cytochrome P450 codes for MTTVDEPVLDTTYPFGPVEPTEAAARYAAIAAERPMTKMTMPIGGDVWVIHRESTARAMLADNRFVREPFRTGERPVPYFVEFPDFLKSTIQFEDPPHHTKLRKLVQRSISPKRVRSMRDSAVEFANSLLDAMIEKGAPSNLVEDYAVALPIQMISNLLGVPPEDRPKFQKWSSATLSVADMPQDEVMANMGELVQYMMELIDARRREPREDLLSDLANARDRDESLTDEEILPIALILIVAGFDNTANFICAGVLSLLHNPDQLEILLEDVDGVAPTAVEEVLRHGRFELGRPVAGGGGLVPFVATEDIELDGQMVAKNEAILVDPGSTGHDGAAVEHGEKFDVRRANNPHLTLSYGLHHCLGAPLARMEMQVAISELFKRLPGLALAGDVQIDDTNLTQPITMLPVTW; via the coding sequence ATGACCACTGTCGACGAACCGGTACTCGACACTACCTATCCGTTCGGCCCGGTGGAGCCGACCGAGGCCGCCGCCCGATACGCCGCGATCGCCGCCGAACGCCCGATGACGAAGATGACGATGCCGATCGGTGGTGACGTTTGGGTAATTCATCGTGAGAGCACCGCCCGAGCGATGCTCGCCGACAACCGGTTCGTCCGCGAACCGTTCCGTACGGGTGAGCGTCCGGTGCCGTACTTCGTCGAGTTCCCCGACTTCCTCAAGTCGACCATCCAGTTCGAGGACCCCCCTCACCACACCAAGCTCCGTAAGCTGGTACAGCGCTCGATATCTCCGAAACGTGTGCGCAGTATGAGGGACTCGGCGGTGGAGTTCGCGAACTCCTTGCTCGATGCGATGATCGAGAAGGGGGCACCGAGCAACTTGGTCGAGGATTACGCAGTGGCCTTGCCCATCCAGATGATCAGCAACCTGCTCGGCGTTCCGCCGGAGGACCGACCCAAGTTCCAGAAGTGGAGTTCGGCCACCCTGTCCGTGGCAGACATGCCCCAGGACGAGGTCATGGCGAACATGGGCGAGTTGGTGCAGTACATGATGGAGCTCATCGATGCGCGCCGCCGCGAACCGCGTGAAGATCTGCTGAGCGACCTGGCTAACGCACGCGATCGTGACGAAAGCCTGACCGACGAGGAGATCTTGCCCATCGCGCTCATCCTCATTGTCGCCGGTTTCGACAACACTGCGAACTTCATCTGCGCTGGGGTGCTTTCCTTGCTCCACAACCCCGATCAGCTCGAGATCCTCCTCGAGGACGTCGATGGTGTCGCGCCAACCGCCGTCGAGGAAGTTCTGCGCCATGGTCGATTCGAGTTGGGACGACCCGTTGCCGGTGGCGGTGGGCTGGTGCCCTTCGTTGCCACCGAGGACATCGAACTCGATGGGCAGATGGTGGCCAAGAACGAGGCCATTCTTGTCGATCCGGGTTCCACCGGACACGATGGGGCGGCGGTCGAGCACGGTGAGAAGTTCGACGTGCGTCGGGCGAACAACCCGCATCTGACGCTGAGCTACGGCCTTCACCACTGTCTCGGGGCGCCGTTGGCACGCATGGAGATGCAGGTGGCCATCAGCGAACTCTTCAAACGTCTGCCGGGGCTCGCTTTGGCCGGCGACGTCCAGATTGACGACACGAACCTGACGCAGCCGATCACTATGCTGCCCGTGACCTGGTAG
- a CDS encoding NAD(P)/FAD-dependent oxidoreductase: MNNSDVAGRASAVDPREARIVVVGASHAAVALADRLRAGGHRGTLTLIGSERHLPYQRPPLSKAFLKGDADVHALALRDIEFFRSHGIALQTGERVVDVRRGKDGSGVLHTLRRHGSADEMSSDSYAFDRLVLATGARPRRLLIPGAGHRNVLALRDLDDAARLRDRIHRGPVVVIGGGFIGLEAAATIKALGGEAVVVEAGPQLMGRAVGADTAAWCAAAHRAMGIGIELLSRPEAIVTDGDQIIGVRLDDGRRIAAATVLIGIGVLPRDELARALGLECADAGGVVVDEHCLASDGVTVAIGDCTIQPRPGVGDGSLIRLESVDNSDEQAARATCTLLGTEPTARSVPWFWSDQGTYKLQMAGLVGDHDDVVLRTDPIRPDRRVFIYLRAGTMTAVECVNSPADFLVLRKALSRQAAIPREVLEDNSSPLKKLLATAQV; this comes from the coding sequence ATGAACAACTCTGACGTCGCCGGTCGGGCATCAGCGGTGGATCCACGCGAGGCCAGAATAGTGGTCGTCGGTGCCTCGCATGCCGCAGTCGCATTGGCCGACCGCTTACGCGCCGGTGGTCATCGTGGCACGTTGACGCTCATCGGCAGCGAGCGGCATCTGCCGTACCAGCGACCACCCCTGTCCAAGGCGTTCCTCAAAGGGGACGCCGATGTGCACGCTCTGGCATTGCGGGACATTGAGTTCTTCCGTTCCCACGGGATCGCCCTGCAGACGGGTGAGCGTGTTGTCGATGTACGGCGTGGGAAGGACGGATCCGGGGTCCTGCATACCCTTCGGCGGCACGGGTCGGCGGATGAGATGTCCTCGGATTCGTATGCATTCGATCGCCTTGTGCTGGCCACTGGCGCGCGACCACGACGGCTCTTGATCCCGGGCGCCGGGCACCGAAATGTCCTGGCACTACGCGACCTCGACGACGCCGCGCGGTTGAGGGACAGAATTCACAGAGGGCCCGTCGTGGTCATCGGCGGGGGATTCATCGGCCTGGAGGCAGCGGCCACGATCAAGGCGCTCGGTGGTGAGGCTGTGGTGGTCGAGGCCGGCCCGCAACTGATGGGTCGAGCCGTGGGCGCTGACACCGCGGCCTGGTGCGCGGCCGCGCACAGGGCTATGGGTATCGGAATCGAGTTACTCAGCCGGCCCGAAGCGATCGTGACAGATGGTGACCAGATCATCGGCGTGCGGCTCGATGACGGTCGACGGATCGCAGCTGCAACAGTCCTGATCGGTATCGGCGTCCTCCCGCGGGACGAACTGGCCCGCGCCCTCGGTCTGGAGTGCGCCGACGCCGGGGGAGTGGTTGTCGATGAGCACTGCCTGGCATCGGACGGCGTGACCGTCGCCATCGGTGACTGCACCATCCAGCCACGACCGGGCGTCGGTGACGGGAGCTTGATCAGACTCGAGTCGGTCGACAATTCCGATGAGCAGGCTGCCAGGGCGACATGCACGCTACTGGGGACCGAACCGACGGCGCGCTCTGTGCCGTGGTTCTGGTCGGATCAGGGTACGTACAAGTTGCAGATGGCAGGATTGGTCGGCGATCACGACGATGTGGTCCTGCGGACCGATCCGATACGTCCGGATCGCCGCGTTTTCATCTATCTGCGTGCCGGGACCATGACCGCGGTCGAGTGTGTGAACTCGCCAGCGGATTTCCTGGTGCTGCGCAAGGCGCTCTCGCGACAGGCGGCTATACCGCGTGAGGTGCTCGAGGACAACAGCTCTCCCTTGAAGAAGCTGCTGGCCACCGCACAGGTCTGA